The following proteins come from a genomic window of Miscanthus floridulus cultivar M001 chromosome 2, ASM1932011v1, whole genome shotgun sequence:
- the LOC136540387 gene encoding LOW QUALITY PROTEIN: heat shock 70 kDa protein 8 (The sequence of the model RefSeq protein was modified relative to this genomic sequence to represent the inferred CDS: deleted 2 bases in 2 codons): MRPGYSPFPLLLPPSTSFSPLRAPRIARALQLLFSSLKKRHIAPPGDSPSRRRRLTKMAEQFYTVASDSETTGEDKSQPSLPDVAIGIDIGTSKCSVAVWNGHQVELLKNTRNQKGMRSYVMFKDDTLSAGVTGGAAKENAHEERDILSGSAIFNMKRLIGRMDTDEVVQANKTLPFLVQTLGIGVRPFIAALVNNMWRSTTPEEVLAIFLLELKALVEMHLKHPVRNAVLTIPVAFSRFQQTRIERACAMAGLHVLRLMPEPTAVALLYAQQQQQLMHDNMGSGIEKIALIFNMGAGYCDAAVAATAGGVSQIRALSGCTTGGEDILQNIMRHVLPNFDSLYAGQTVDRIHSMSLLRIATQDAIHKLVNQETVEINIDLGNGHKVSKVLDHSEFEQVNWAIFDKCEKIINQCLVDAKLVPEDINDVVLVGGCSKIPRIRSLVLGLCKKEISYKNIDALEAAVSGAALEGAIASGVNDSSGSLDLLTIQATPMNLGIRAYGDSFAAIIPRNTTVPARRDMLFTTTHDNQTEALIAVYEGEGERAEDNHLLGYFKITGIPAAPKGTVEISVCMDIDAANVLRVFAGVVKPQGPAIPPFIEVRMPTLDDGHGWCGQALANMYGKTLDLAVLPKKLQP, from the exons ATGCGCCCCGGATACTCGCCTTTC CCGCTTCTTCTGCCTCCTTCCACCTCCTTCTCCCCACTCCGTGCC CCTCGGATCGCGCGCGCACTGCAACTGTTGTTCTCCTCTCTGAAGAAGCGTCACATAGCACCGCCCGGAGATTCCCCGTCCCGTCGCCGTCGCCTGACCAA GATGGCTGAACAATTCTATACTGTGGCATCGGATAGTGAAACCACTGGGGAAGACAAATCACAGCCTTCATTACCTGATGTTGCTATTGGCATTGACATTGGGACTTCCAAATGCAGTGTTGCTGTTTGGAATGGCCACCAAGTTGAGCTCTTAAAGAATACCCGTAATCAGAAAGGGATGAGGTCATATGTCATGTTCAAAGATGATACTCTTTCAGCAGGAGTTACTGGAGGGGCAGCCAAGGAAAATGCACATGAGGAAAGAGACATCTTATCAGGAAGTGCCATATTCAACATGAAACGCCTGATAGGAAGAATGGACACTGATGAAGTGGTTCAAGCTAACAAGACCCTCCCATTTCTTGTGCAGACATTGGGTATCGGTGTGAGACCGTTTATCGCGGCACTCGTGAACAACATGTGGCGATCTACAACCCCGGAAGAGGTCCTTGCCATCTTTCTACTTGAATTGAAGGCCTTGGTGGAGATGCATCTTAAACATCCTGTGAGGAATGCTGTGCTTACCATACCAGTTGCATTCAGTCGATTTCAACAGACCAGGATTGAGAGAGCCTGTGCAATGGCTGGGCTGCATGTGTTGCGGTTGATGCCGGAACCAACTGCTGTGGCGCTTCTGTacgctcagcagcagcagcagcttatgcaTGACAATATGGGAAGCGGCATTGAGAAAATTGCTCTGATATTTAACATGGGTGCTGGGTACTGTGATGCAGCCGTGGCTGCCACAGCTGGAGGTGTTTCTCAGATAAGAGCATTATCAGGATGCACAACTGGTGGGGAGGATATACTTCAGAACATAATGCGCCATGTTCTTCCCAATTTTGACAGTTTGTATGCTGGCCAGACAGTGGATAGAATCCACTCGATGAGTTTACTGCGAATTGCAACTCAGGATGCAATTCACAAACTGGTTAACCAGGAAACTGTGGAGATCAATATAGATTTGGGGAATGGCCACAAAGTGTCCAAAGTCCTAGACCATTCAGAGTTTGAACAAGTCAACTGGGCAATTTTTGATAAGTGCGAAAAGATCATCAACCAGTGCTTGGTTGATGCCAAGTTAGTACCAGAGGACATCAATGATGTCGTATTGGTTGGAGGCTGTTCGAAGATCCCCAGAATCAGAAGCCTTGTCCTGGGTTTATGCAAGAAGGAGATCTCTTACAAGAATATAGATGCTCTAGAAGCTGCTGTTTCAGGTGCTGCACTGGAAGGAGCCATCGCTTCAGGAGTGAATGATTCTTCAGGGAGCTTGGATCTTCTCACAATCCAGGCAACTCCTATGAACCTGGGAATCCGTGCCTATGGTGATAGCTTCGCTGCAATCATTCCCAGGAACACGACAGTTCCAGCAAGAAGGGACATGCTGTTTACAACGACACACGACAACCAGACTGAAGCCCTAATTGCTGTGTATGAAGGAGAAGGGGAACGTGCTGAAGATAACCATCTGTTAGGATACTTCAAGATCACTGGAATACCAGCAGCCCCTAAGGGAACAGTTGAGATCAGTGTATGCATGGACATCGATGCTGCCAATGTCCTCAGGGTGTTTGCAGGGGTCGTCAAGCCTCAAGGCCCAGCCATTCCGCCCTTCATCGAGGTGAGGATGCCAACGCTAGACgatggccatggctggtgtgggcAAGCTCTGGCAAACATGTATGGGAAGACTCTCGACCTTGCTGTTCTTCCAAAGAAGCTGCAGCCATGA